A genomic segment from Ptychodera flava strain L36383 chromosome 23 unlocalized genomic scaffold, AS_Pfla_20210202 Scaffold_23__1_contigs__length_28996876_pilon, whole genome shotgun sequence encodes:
- the LOC139123929 gene encoding C4b-binding protein beta chain-like isoform X1, with the protein MRFQIALLLVTIFLYLTYDGTDGQCTVPTLTAPLQWVGGTAPTPNIADGATADVECDTGYTLVGTATLSCSSTTLSALPTCEADCTDPGAAPTNGQKTGATYTHGSTVTYTCDTGYTLSATGDLTCSDGSWDNQVPTCTEETATTEAAPTESNSEGTATTEDATTEDDSENGAGVATFGYLMIPAVMLAVFSN; encoded by the exons ATGAG ATTTCAAATAGCGTTGTTACTTGTAACTATCTTCTTGTATTTGACTTATGACGGAACTGACG GTCAATGTACAGTACCAACTCTTACAGCGCCTCTACAATGGGTTGGTGGCACTGCACCGACACCTAACATCGCCGATGGCGCCACCGCCGATGTTGAGTGTGACACCGGGTACACACTCGTTGGCACAGCTACTTTAAGCTGTTCAAGTACAACCTTAAGCGCATTACCAACATGTGAAG CGGACTGTACTGATCCTGGTGCAGCACCGACCAACGGTCAAAAAACTGGAGCTACCTACACACATGGATCAACGGTGACCTATACTTGTGATACTGGCTACACATTAAGCGCTACTGGTGACCTTACCTGCTCAGATGGTTCATGGGATAACCAGGTCCCAACTTGCACCG AGGAGACAGCTACTACTGAAGCCGCACCAACTGAGAGTAACTCAG aggGGACAGCTACCACTGAAGACGCAACAACTGAGGATGactcag AAAATGGCGCCGGAGTTGCAACGTTTGGTTATTTGATGATCCCTGCAGTAATGTTGGCCGTCTTCAGCAATTAG
- the LOC139123929 gene encoding C4b-binding protein beta chain-like isoform X2, which yields MRFQIALLLVTIFLYLTYDGTDGQCTVPTLTAPLQWVGGTAPTPNIADGATADVECDTGYTLVGTATLSCSSTTLSALPTCEADCTDPGAAPTNGQKTGATYTHGSTVTYTCDTGYTLSATGDLTCSDGSWDNQVPTCTEGTATTEDATTEDDSENGAGVATFGYLMIPAVMLAVFSN from the exons ATGAG ATTTCAAATAGCGTTGTTACTTGTAACTATCTTCTTGTATTTGACTTATGACGGAACTGACG GTCAATGTACAGTACCAACTCTTACAGCGCCTCTACAATGGGTTGGTGGCACTGCACCGACACCTAACATCGCCGATGGCGCCACCGCCGATGTTGAGTGTGACACCGGGTACACACTCGTTGGCACAGCTACTTTAAGCTGTTCAAGTACAACCTTAAGCGCATTACCAACATGTGAAG CGGACTGTACTGATCCTGGTGCAGCACCGACCAACGGTCAAAAAACTGGAGCTACCTACACACATGGATCAACGGTGACCTATACTTGTGATACTGGCTACACATTAAGCGCTACTGGTGACCTTACCTGCTCAGATGGTTCATGGGATAACCAGGTCCCAACTTGCACCG aggGGACAGCTACCACTGAAGACGCAACAACTGAGGATGactcag AAAATGGCGCCGGAGTTGCAACGTTTGGTTATTTGATGATCCCTGCAGTAATGTTGGCCGTCTTCAGCAATTAG